In the Nitrospirota bacterium genome, one interval contains:
- a CDS encoding site-specific integrase, with the protein MRRGDGLILKGKSWYLEARIGGKRYQKRLGKGITRKIALELAQVVRGQILKGELGIGGKKKKDLSFSEARKRFEDWMHSDKKPNTIRSYAACLRALEKTFGGQRLGQISTWQVEAYRQKRSKGAALTERPDDLSDIEWNRRCQLAQRGAPIRVNRELAVLKMLFNRCRDWNLYEGENPVSKVKFRKEPRRRLRFLEAEETDRLLAACAEPLKTLVLVGINCGLRIHAEALTLRWENVDLKRATLSVESAYAKNHRSRSIPLNSTVKAALANLQKTAKSDLVFAQADGLPFRSIKTAFATACRKAKITDCTPHTLRHTFCSRLVMSGADLRTVQELGGWQTIGMVERYSHLSQAHKAEAVERIGVEFPYGMPYPTDEALAVVS; encoded by the coding sequence ATGAGACGCGGTGACGGACTCATCCTCAAAGGGAAAAGCTGGTATTTGGAAGCTCGCATCGGCGGGAAGCGCTATCAAAAACGGCTGGGCAAGGGCATCACCAGAAAAATCGCTTTGGAATTGGCGCAAGTCGTGCGCGGCCAGATTCTCAAAGGCGAACTCGGGATCGGCGGAAAGAAGAAAAAGGACCTGAGCTTCAGCGAGGCCCGGAAGCGATTCGAGGACTGGATGCACAGCGACAAGAAGCCGAACACCATCCGCAGCTATGCCGCCTGCCTCCGTGCGCTGGAGAAAACCTTCGGCGGCCAGCGGTTGGGCCAGATCAGCACATGGCAGGTCGAAGCCTATCGGCAGAAACGGTCGAAGGGCGCGGCCCTGACGGAGCGACCCGACGATCTGAGCGACATCGAATGGAATCGGCGCTGCCAGCTCGCGCAGCGCGGCGCACCAATTCGAGTCAATCGAGAGTTGGCGGTCCTCAAAATGTTATTCAATCGATGCCGGGATTGGAACTTGTACGAGGGAGAAAATCCGGTCAGCAAGGTCAAGTTCCGCAAGGAGCCTCGGCGGCGGCTCCGGTTTCTGGAAGCCGAGGAAACGGACCGGCTGCTCGCCGCATGTGCTGAGCCTTTGAAGACCTTGGTGTTGGTCGGTATCAACTGCGGACTGAGAATTCACGCCGAGGCCTTGACGCTTCGGTGGGAGAATGTCGATTTGAAGCGCGCGACCCTCAGCGTCGAAAGTGCCTATGCGAAAAATCATCGCAGTCGATCCATTCCATTGAACTCCACGGTCAAGGCCGCGCTCGCCAATCTCCAGAAGACCGCTAAGAGCGACCTCGTCTTCGCCCAAGCCGATGGGCTGCCCTTTCGGTCGATCAAGACCGCCTTCGCGACGGCCTGCCGGAAGGCCAAGATCACTGACTGCACGCCGCACACTTTGCGACATACTTTCTGTTCGCGGCTGGTCATGTCGGGGGCAGATTTGCGAACGGTGCAGGAGTTGGGCGGCTGGCAGACCATTGGGATGGTCGAGCGCTATAGCCATCTCAGCCAGGCCCACAAGGCCGAGGCGGTCGAGCGGATTGGGGTAGAATTTCCCTATGGGATGCCATACCCTACGGACGAGGCGCTTGCAGTTGTGTCGTAA
- a CDS encoding tyrosine-type recombinase/integrase — translation MGLVKRWNTWWMSFTYQGQQVRRSTGTADKRLAEAILGKVKVQIIEGRFFEKPEAQHRTLKELMDRYESEHAARRANHRRELTSIKNLKAFFGNPTLDHITPKLIVAYKNQRYADGVKPATINRELATLKKAFNLARREWEWCTDNPVCRVSMEKENNTRVRWLTVEEEQRLLPVAAPWLRELLVFAIYTGMRMGEILTLTWAGVDLFRRTVTVFRSKNGERRTIPVNTTVLDLLKGKYAARPRTIDIVFYSETQTTLDGSNIRRALTTALDSAKIQDLHFHDLRHTFVTRMVQAGIDLYKVQRLLGHRSPIMTQRYAHHYPESLREGVDALEAGRSFSTNLAQVQILSGEASLSC, via the coding sequence ATGGGACTCGTGAAGAGATGGAATACGTGGTGGATGTCGTTTACGTATCAAGGCCAGCAGGTCAGACGGTCGACGGGGACTGCTGATAAACGGCTGGCTGAGGCGATCTTAGGTAAGGTGAAGGTCCAGATTATCGAAGGCCGATTCTTCGAGAAACCGGAAGCGCAACATCGGACTTTGAAGGAACTGATGGATCGGTACGAAAGTGAGCATGCGGCGAGGCGGGCTAATCATCGGCGAGAGCTCACCAGCATCAAAAACCTGAAGGCGTTCTTCGGGAATCCTACGCTGGATCACATCACGCCGAAGCTGATTGTCGCCTACAAGAACCAACGCTATGCCGATGGGGTGAAACCGGCCACGATTAACCGGGAGCTCGCGACCTTGAAGAAAGCGTTCAATCTTGCTCGTCGAGAGTGGGAATGGTGTACCGATAACCCGGTCTGCCGTGTCTCCATGGAGAAGGAAAACAATACGCGGGTTCGCTGGTTGACCGTGGAGGAAGAACAGCGACTTCTCCCTGTTGCGGCTCCATGGTTGCGGGAGCTCCTGGTCTTTGCCATCTATACCGGCATGCGCATGGGGGAGATTCTGACCCTTACTTGGGCCGGTGTCGATCTGTTCCGTCGAACGGTCACCGTCTTTCGTTCAAAAAACGGCGAGCGACGGACGATCCCGGTGAACACGACCGTGCTTGATCTCCTGAAAGGCAAATACGCGGCGCGCCCAAGGACGATTGATATCGTCTTCTACAGCGAAACCCAGACGACCCTCGACGGAAGCAACATCCGGCGAGCTCTGACCACCGCGCTCGATAGTGCGAAGATCCAAGACCTTCATTTTCACGATCTTCGCCATACGTTCGTGACGAGAATGGTTCAGGCCGGGATAGACCTGTATAAGGTGCAGCGGCTCCTCGGTCATAGGTCGCCAATCATGACGCAGCGCTATGCCCATCACTATCCGGAAAGTCTTCGAGAAGGGGTGGACGCGTTGGAAGCAGGACGGTCGTTTAGCACAAATTTAGCACAGGTCCAGATTTTATCTGGCGAGGCTTCTCTAAGCTGCTGA
- a CDS encoding helix-turn-helix domain-containing protein, whose product MLLTVKDLSARLNIKPSTLYLWAAHGKIPCRKIHGLVRFDQQDIDRWLSSFSTQTSVPPQIGTRRVDHSDLDRVIARAKRDVYTPGHGETITPSPTGKE is encoded by the coding sequence ATGCTCTTAACGGTAAAAGACCTCTCAGCACGGCTCAACATCAAACCGTCCACGCTCTATCTCTGGGCCGCGCACGGCAAGATTCCCTGCCGGAAGATTCATGGACTAGTACGGTTTGATCAACAGGACATCGATCGCTGGCTGTCCTCTTTTTCTACGCAAACGTCCGTACCTCCCCAGATAGGCACCCGGAGGGTGGACCACTCCGACCTGGACAGAGTGATTGCGAGAGCGAAGCGCGACGTCTATACTCCCGGCCACGGGGAAACCATAACACCGAGTCCCACTGGAAAGGAGTGA
- a CDS encoding JAB domain-containing protein, whose product MAIPGSQGMLHGPRQPTPRHEYAVPRYQVTLVRDNRAVPPSLPLTTSVAAAVILRPLFAGLDREQFLVCGLDAKHAIIGVNLVSIGSLTLAIVHPREVFKPLILMNAAAWICAHNHPSGDPTPSPEDRVLTSRLRQGADLLGITLLDHLILADERCYSFADQGWPGV is encoded by the coding sequence ATGGCTATTCCCGGTTCCCAGGGCATGCTGCATGGGCCACGGCAGCCGACGCCGAGGCATGAATACGCCGTGCCGCGATACCAGGTCACGCTCGTCCGCGACAACCGGGCCGTCCCGCCTTCGTTGCCGTTGACCACTTCGGTCGCTGCTGCGGTCATCCTCAGACCGCTCTTTGCAGGACTGGACCGCGAACAATTCCTGGTCTGCGGGCTGGATGCCAAGCATGCCATCATCGGCGTCAATCTCGTCTCGATCGGCTCCCTGACCTTGGCCATCGTGCATCCGCGGGAAGTATTCAAACCGCTGATCCTGATGAATGCTGCGGCCTGGATCTGTGCGCACAATCACCCCTCCGGCGATCCCACCCCCAGCCCAGAGGATCGTGTGCTTACCAGCCGACTCCGGCAGGGTGCCGACCTGCTCGGCATCACGCTCTTGGATCATCTCATCCTCGCTGACGAGCGCTGCTACAGCTTCGCCGATCAGGGCTGGCCCGGCGTGTGA
- a CDS encoding cation transporter, with protein MRFQILGHDHHPQNDTDTYNHDHTHGTLDPILLTTEKGIWAVKWSMVGLLLTALLQAAVVVFTSSVALLADTIHNFGDAATAVPLWIAFLMAQRKPNKKFSYGYGRIEDLAGIVIVFIMFASGLMAAYESISRLFQPQEIHHLSAVVMASLMGFTGNELVARLRIRVGKEISSAALVADGFHARTDALTSLGVLLGAVGVWLGYPQADPFVGLVITLVIFKIVWESGKSLFSRLLDGVDPEVIDEVTHSAQHVPDVLEVAEVRVRWVGHRLLADVNIAVKSDLSVEQGHEIAHEVRHQLLHHLPYLGNATIHVDPATASGEQHHRIGNHEHDELPTHSH; from the coding sequence ATGCGATTTCAAATCCTTGGGCATGACCACCACCCCCAGAACGATACCGACACCTACAACCACGATCATACCCATGGCACCCTCGATCCAATCCTACTGACGACAGAGAAAGGGATTTGGGCGGTTAAATGGTCGATGGTCGGATTACTCCTGACTGCCCTCCTGCAAGCGGCGGTTGTCGTGTTCACCTCCAGCGTAGCTCTCCTCGCCGATACGATCCATAACTTTGGCGACGCGGCGACGGCGGTCCCCCTGTGGATTGCATTCTTGATGGCCCAAAGGAAGCCGAACAAGAAATTTAGTTATGGTTATGGACGTATTGAAGATCTCGCTGGAATCGTGATTGTGTTCATCATGTTCGCCAGCGGACTGATGGCCGCCTACGAATCCATAAGCCGACTGTTCCAGCCTCAGGAGATCCACCACCTGAGCGCGGTAGTCATGGCATCTCTGATGGGCTTTACCGGCAATGAACTCGTCGCGAGGTTGCGGATTCGTGTTGGGAAAGAGATTAGCAGTGCGGCACTCGTCGCCGATGGTTTTCACGCTCGCACGGACGCATTGACAAGTCTAGGAGTGCTGCTTGGTGCGGTTGGTGTATGGCTGGGATATCCTCAGGCTGATCCATTCGTCGGGCTTGTCATTACACTCGTGATTTTCAAGATCGTGTGGGAGTCAGGAAAATCTCTGTTTTCGCGCCTGCTCGATGGGGTCGATCCCGAGGTCATCGATGAGGTGACGCATTCAGCGCAACACGTGCCTGATGTCCTAGAAGTCGCGGAAGTGAGAGTCCGATGGGTGGGGCATCGACTGCTGGCCGATGTCAATATCGCCGTGAAATCTGATCTCTCGGTCGAACAAGGCCATGAGATTGCCCATGAAGTGCGGCATCAGCTCTTGCATCATTTGCCGTACCTTGGCAATGCCACGATTCATGTCGATCCTGCCACAGCGTCAGGCGAACAGCATCATCGGATTGGGAATCATGAACATGACGAACTGCCGACCCATTCACACTAA